The following are from one region of the Capsicum annuum cultivar UCD-10X-F1 chromosome 1, UCD10Xv1.1, whole genome shotgun sequence genome:
- the LOC107854154 gene encoding cytochrome P450 704C1-like — protein MMHYKSNMHKHTLVVSMDILLSSISITATILSLVFCVLIVHLLTKKLNGKKRYHPIGGTTFNQLINFHRLHDYMTDLAGKYETFRLISPFRSKIYTSDPANVEYILKTNFDNYGKGWYNYSVMTDLFGDGIFVVDDNKWREQRKLSSHEFSTRVLRDFSSVVFRKKAAKLAHILSEAVNSSKTVDIQDLFMKASLDSIFRVAFGVELDSMCGLNEEGKKISDAFDNANAMTIWRYVDIFWKIKRALNIGSEAKLKENIRIVDMFVYKLIQRKTEQMSKPEADLPLQWKKEDILSRFLQITDTDPKYLRDIILNFILAGRDTTATTLSWFIYLLCKYPHVQEKVAQEIKEATTEKKDAIDMADFAANVSEDELEKMQYLHAALTETLRLYPAIPTDPKTCFSDDTLPDGFSVRKGDMVSYLPYAMGRMEFIWGDDAKEYKPERWLDPDGLFRPENPFKFTAFQAGPRICLGKEFAYRQMKIFSAVLLRYFVFKLSDDKKTVNYRTMISLQIEGGLHVDVFHRATRKSIN, from the exons ATGATGCATTACAAGTCAAATATGCACAAGCACACCTTAGTGGTTTCCATGGATATTCTTCTGAGCTCCATCTCCATAACAGCCACAATTCTCTCACTTGTCTTTTGTGTGTTGATAGTTCACCTTCTGACCAAAAAACTAAATGGCAAAAAGAGATATCATCCAATTGGTGGCACCACTTTCAATCAGCTTATAAACTTCCACAGgttgcatgattacatgactgatcTTGCTGGCAAGTACGAGACTTTCAGATTGATTAGCCCTTTCAGGAGTAAGATTTATACTTCTGACCCTGCTAACGTCGAATACATTCTCAAAACAAACTTTGACAACTATGGCAAG GGATGGTATAATTATAGTGTTATGACGGACCTCTTTGGGGATGGGATTTTCGTAGTTGATGACAATAAGTGGCGGGAACAAAGGAAGTTGTCGAGCCACGAGTTCTCCACGAGGGTCTTGAGGGATTTCAGCAGTGTGGTCTTCAGAAAAAAAGCAGCAAAGCTAGCTCACATATTGTCTGAAGCTGTCAATTCCAGCAAGACAGTTGACATTCAA GATCTATTCATGAAAGCATCTCTAGATTCTATATTTAGAGTTGCCTTCGGAGTTGAGCTAGACAGCATGTGCGGTTTAAATGAAGAAGGCAAAAAAATTAGCGATGCATTTGACAATGCTAATGCAATGACAATTTGGAGATATGTTGATATCTTCTGGAAGATTAAAAGAGCTCTCAATATCGGATCAGAAGCCAAGTTAAAGGAAAATATAAGAATTGTTGATATGTTTGTTTATAAGTTGATCCAGAGAAAAACTGAACAGATGAGTAAACCGGAAGCTGATTTACCT TTGCAATGGAAGAAAGAAGACATTTTGTCAAGATTTTTGCAAATAACTGATACAGATCCAAAGTATTTGCGTGATATAATATTGAACTTCATACTAGCAGGCAGAGATACAACCGCAACCACCCTTTCTTGGTTCATATATTTGCTATGCAAATACCCTCATGTACAGGAGAAAGTAGCACAAGAAATTAAAGAAGCAACGACTGAGAAAAAAGATGCAATAGACATGGCGGATTTTGCTGCCAATGTTAGTGAAGATGAACTTGAAAAGATGCAATATCTTCATGCAGCACTGACAGAGACTCTTCGGCTCTATCCTGCAATTCCAACG GATCCAAAGACATGCTTTTCGGATGACACCTTACCAGATGGATTCAGCGTACGCAAAGGGGACATGGTGTCTTACCTACCATATGCAATGGGAAGAATGGAATTTATATGGGGTGATGATGCGAAAGAGTATAAACCAGAGAGATGGCTTGATCCGGATGGTCTCTTCAGGCCAGAGAACCCCTTCAAATTTACAGCTTTCCAG GCTGGGCCAAGAATCTGCTTGGGAAAGGAGTTTGCTTATAGACAGATGAAGATATTCTCTGCTGTGTTGTTACGTTACTTTGTTTTTAAGTTGAGTGATGACAAGAAGACTGTCAACTATAGAACAATGATCAGTCTTCAGATCGAGGGGGGACTCCACGTTGATGTCTTTCATAGGGCCACTAGAAAGAGTATAAATTAA
- the LOC124897581 gene encoding uncharacterized protein LOC124897581 — protein MEFDLLKMKDSDSVKEYFFKLMDIVNQIRILGENFPDHKVVEKIMQQKEGKKVSVDHSGEVKSDGYQDKSSRRGKFSSCGICKKTNHLEKNYWQKSKRSPIQCRYCKKYGHIEKYCSLDKSDGTKVKLGDGALVQAQGRGLVKFPTDEGMKNINDVFLLPNLTQNLLSVAQLLYNNYSLNFKDKKYVIYDPKDCEVAKISMIGNSFPISCYSAGSCSFNVEMSDTWLWHKRFGHYNLSSLVGKVQVFSTFKEFKAVVERESGCRLKYIRSDNEIEYTSHWFSKYCKDVGI, from the exons ATGGAGTTTGATCTCTTGAAGATGAAGGATTCGGATAGTGTGAAAGAATACTTTTTCAAGCTGATGGATATTGTGAACCAAATAAGGATACTTGGTGAAAATTTTCCAGATCATAAAGTTGTAGAGAAGATCATG CAACAAAAAGAAGGCAAAAAGGTCTCTGTAGACCACTCTGGAGAGGTGAAATCTGATGGATACCAAGATAAATCATCGAGGAGAGGAAAATTTTCATCTTGTGGTATTTGTAAGAAGACAAACCACTTGGAGAAGAATTATTGGCAGAAGTCCAAGAGGTCTCCCATTCAATGTAGATACTGCAAGAAGTATGGACACATTGAAAAGTATTGCAG CCTAGACAAGTCTGATGGGACCAAAGTGAAGCTTGGAGATGGTGCACTGGTGCAAGCTCAAGGAAGAGGATTAGTGAAATTCCCTACGGATGAAGGTATGAAAAACATAAATGATGTTTTTTTGCTGCCAAACTTGACTCAAAACTTGTTGAGTGTTGCTCAGTTGCTTTACAATAACTATTCACTtaattttaaggataaaaaatatgtcatttaTGATCCTAAAGATTGTGAAGTAGCTAAAATTAGCATGATTGGTAATTCTTTTCCAATTTCATGCTATTCTGCTGGAAGTTGCTCTTTCAATGTTGAAATGAGTGATACTTGGCTTTGGCACAAAAGATTCGGTCATTACAACCTTAGTTCATTGGT TGGCAAAGTTCAGGTGTTTTCTACTTTCAAAGAATTCAAGGCTGTGGTAGAAAGGGAGAGTGGTTGTCGGTTAAAGTATATCAGGTCAGATAATGAAATTGAATATACTTCGCATTGGTTCAGCAAGTATTGTAAAGATGTGGGCATTTAA